One part of the Acidobacteriota bacterium genome encodes these proteins:
- a CDS encoding CoA transferase gives MAMETPKQALGNLTVIEFASFAAGPCVGKYLANHGAYVVKVESRRALDGFRTHYPPFKDNIVGVNRSGVFAMNNDGVKSVEMDLKTPQGLERACALVAGADVVIENFTPGTMARLGLGYEELRALNPRLVMLSTCNLGQSGPRAQHPGFGSQLTSLCGFTSLIGTADRTPAIVYGPYIDYIAVGFAYIAILAALEFRRRTGRGQYVDLAQYESGVHFVAPGILQSQLTGMSPGRCGNQDETAAPHNAFPCAETDSWCVISVHDDDEWGRLIETLGSPAWAQSGRFATQLARQESAAELDRLLAAETIHYDALSLMEKLQRHRVHAARVSNMRELFSDPQLQHREHWALVNHPEVGQHHVPMPAYQLAETPRLPATAPPLLFENSPAGR, from the coding sequence ATGGCCATGGAAACTCCAAAACAGGCGCTGGGAAATTTGACGGTCATCGAGTTTGCTTCGTTCGCCGCGGGACCGTGCGTGGGGAAGTATCTGGCGAATCACGGAGCGTATGTGGTGAAGGTGGAGTCGCGCCGCGCCCTCGATGGATTTCGCACACACTATCCGCCGTTCAAGGACAATATCGTCGGCGTAAACCGTAGCGGTGTCTTCGCCATGAACAACGATGGCGTAAAGAGCGTAGAGATGGATCTGAAGACTCCGCAAGGTCTGGAGCGGGCGTGCGCTCTGGTGGCCGGGGCCGATGTGGTTATTGAGAATTTTACGCCCGGCACAATGGCGCGGCTGGGTTTGGGCTATGAGGAATTGCGCGCGCTTAATCCGCGATTGGTGATGCTGAGCACCTGCAATCTGGGGCAGAGCGGGCCGCGCGCGCAACATCCAGGATTTGGATCGCAGCTAACGTCGCTGTGTGGATTCACAAGTTTAATTGGCACGGCGGATCGCACGCCAGCCATTGTTTATGGGCCTTATATCGACTACATTGCGGTTGGGTTCGCGTACATTGCCATACTCGCCGCGTTGGAGTTTCGTCGGCGGACCGGGCGCGGGCAGTATGTTGATCTGGCGCAGTATGAGAGCGGAGTGCATTTTGTTGCGCCGGGAATATTGCAGTCGCAGTTAACGGGAATGTCGCCGGGGCGATGTGGAAATCAGGACGAGACTGCCGCGCCGCACAACGCTTTTCCCTGCGCCGAGACGGATAGCTGGTGCGTTATCAGCGTTCATGATGATGACGAGTGGGGGAGGTTGATCGAGACGCTCGGGAGCCCCGCGTGGGCCCAAAGCGGGCGGTTCGCCACGCAACTCGCGCGCCAGGAATCAGCGGCGGAATTAGACCGTTTGTTGGCGGCTGAGACCATCCACTATGACGCGCTATCGTTGATGGAAAAGTTACAGCGCCATCGCGTCCACGCGGCTCGAGTAAGCAATATGCGAGAGTTGTTTTCTGATCCACAACTCCAGCACCGTGAGCACTGGGCGTTAGTCAATCATCCTGAGGTTGGCCAGCATCATGTGCCGATGCCGGCATATCAATTAGCGGAGACTCCACGTCTGCCGGCGACCGCACCCCCATTGCTTTTTGAGAACAGTCCGGCAGGACGATAG